A genomic segment from Curtobacterium sp. MCSS17_007 encodes:
- a CDS encoding methyltransferase, whose translation MANDHYFSASPSSENRERQVHVTLAGRPLTLSTAAGVFSPDGIDRGTKVLLGSVPPPAAEGALLDVGCGWGPIAITMALESPDAQVWGVDVNERVLGLAERNASAAGLTNVTVGLPDDVPGDLRFRTIWSNPPIRVGKDELHAILLTWIPRLEVGGDAWLVVSKDLGGDSLQRWLRDTLGGGFQVSRASTDKGFRVIRVRREAE comes from the coding sequence ATGGCGAACGACCACTACTTCTCCGCCAGTCCGTCGTCGGAGAACCGTGAGCGCCAGGTGCACGTCACGCTCGCCGGTCGACCCCTCACCCTGTCGACGGCGGCGGGTGTGTTCAGCCCGGACGGCATCGACCGCGGCACGAAGGTGCTGCTCGGTTCCGTGCCGCCGCCCGCTGCGGAGGGCGCGCTGCTCGACGTCGGGTGCGGCTGGGGGCCGATCGCGATCACGATGGCGCTCGAGTCGCCGGACGCGCAGGTGTGGGGCGTGGACGTCAACGAGCGGGTGCTCGGCCTCGCGGAACGGAACGCGAGCGCAGCCGGACTGACCAACGTGACGGTCGGGCTGCCCGACGACGTGCCCGGGGACCTGCGCTTCCGCACGATCTGGTCGAACCCGCCGATCCGCGTCGGCAAGGACGAACTGCACGCGATCCTGCTCACGTGGATCCCCCGGCTCGAAGTCGGCGGGGACGCGTGGCTCGTGGTCTCGAAGGACCTCGGCGGCGACTCCCTGCAGCGCTGGCTCCGGGACACGCTCGGCGGCGGGTTCCAGGTCTCGCGGGCGTCGACCGACAAGGGGTTCCGGGTCATCCGGGTGCGCCGCGAGGCGGAGTAG
- the hflX gene encoding GTPase HflX translates to MTETTMNDGRSDDSAEGVVERVLRNADTKASSAIFAPAQAIQTRSVDEHGWSGDGDQYDREDRAALRRVTGLSTELEDVTEVEYRQLRLEQVVLIGVYPQGDAQDAENSLRELAALAETAGAVVLDGLLQRRPNPDPSTYLGKGKAEELAMVVKATGADTVIADTELAPSQRRALEDVVKVKVIDRTAVILDIFSQHAKSREGKAQVELAQLEYLLPRLRGWGESMSRQAGGQVSGGAGMGSRGPGETKIELDRRRIHTRMAKLRRQIAGFRPAREAKRADRHRNDVPSVAIAGYTNAGKSSLLNRLTSAGVLVQNQLFATLDATVRRTETSKGREYTFADTVGFVRNLPHQLVEAFRSTLEEVGESDVIVHVVDASHPDPAAQLATVRDVIGDVGARDIPEIVAFNKADLIDESQRLVLVGLVPDAVFVSARTGEGVPELLAAIEERLPEPDVSLTLVVPYDRGDLVSSLHDAGAVETTDYVEDGTRLQVRVFQRQVAELDPYVVAPAVSA, encoded by the coding sequence ATGACGGAAACCACCATGAACGACGGACGATCCGACGACAGCGCCGAAGGTGTCGTGGAGCGCGTCCTCCGCAACGCCGACACCAAGGCATCGTCGGCGATCTTCGCTCCCGCACAGGCCATCCAGACCCGATCGGTCGACGAGCACGGCTGGTCCGGCGACGGCGACCAGTACGACCGGGAGGACCGCGCAGCCCTGCGCCGCGTCACCGGTCTCTCCACCGAACTCGAGGACGTCACCGAGGTCGAGTACCGGCAGCTCCGGCTCGAGCAGGTCGTCCTCATCGGCGTGTACCCGCAGGGCGACGCACAGGACGCCGAGAACTCCCTCCGCGAGCTCGCGGCCCTCGCCGAGACCGCCGGCGCCGTGGTGCTCGACGGCCTCCTGCAGCGCCGTCCGAACCCGGACCCCTCGACCTACCTCGGCAAGGGCAAGGCCGAGGAGCTCGCGATGGTCGTCAAGGCCACCGGCGCCGACACCGTGATCGCCGACACCGAGCTCGCGCCGTCCCAGCGCCGTGCGCTCGAGGACGTCGTCAAGGTCAAGGTGATCGACCGGACCGCGGTCATCCTCGACATCTTCAGCCAGCACGCCAAGAGCCGCGAGGGCAAGGCGCAGGTGGAGCTCGCGCAGCTCGAGTACCTCCTCCCGCGTCTGCGCGGTTGGGGTGAGTCGATGTCCCGCCAGGCCGGTGGTCAGGTCTCCGGCGGCGCGGGCATGGGCTCGCGTGGTCCCGGTGAGACGAAGATCGAGCTCGATCGTCGCCGCATCCACACCCGCATGGCGAAGCTCCGCCGCCAGATCGCCGGGTTCCGTCCCGCGCGTGAGGCGAAGCGTGCCGACCGTCACCGCAACGACGTGCCGAGCGTCGCGATCGCCGGGTACACCAACGCGGGCAAGTCCTCGCTCCTCAACCGGCTCACCAGCGCCGGTGTGCTCGTGCAGAACCAGCTGTTCGCGACGCTGGACGCCACGGTCCGTCGGACCGAGACGAGCAAGGGCCGCGAGTACACCTTCGCCGACACGGTCGGTTTCGTGCGGAACCTGCCGCACCAGCTGGTCGAGGCGTTCCGCTCCACGCTCGAGGAGGTCGGCGAGTCCGACGTCATCGTGCACGTCGTCGACGCGTCCCACCCGGACCCGGCAGCACAGCTCGCCACCGTCCGCGACGTGATCGGGGACGTCGGGGCGCGGGACATCCCGGAGATCGTCGCCTTCAACAAGGCGGACCTGATCGACGAGTCCCAGCGGCTGGTCCTGGTCGGGCTCGTACCGGACGCGGTCTTCGTGTCGGCGCGGACGGGCGAGGGCGTCCCCGAGCTCCTCGCGGCGATCGAGGAGCGCCTGCCGGAGCCGGACGTGTCGCTCACCCTGGTGGTGCCCTACGACCGCGGTGACCTCGTCTCGTCGCTCCACGACGCGGGTGCGGTCGAGACCACCGACTACGTCGAGGACGGCACGCGCCTGCAGGTGCGGGTCTTCCAGCGCCAGGTCGCCGAGCTCGACCCGTACGTGGTCGCGCCCGCCGTGTCGGCCTAG
- the lexA gene encoding transcriptional repressor LexA: protein MADELRVQKPLTAKQQAILDAIRASIASRGYPPSMREIGDAAGLSSLSSVSHQLGQLELGGWIRRDPNRPRALEVLVDEPTPDVETPDVDATTLVPLVGRIAAGVPITAEQHVDEIVPLPRQLVGTGDLFMLKVVGESMIDAAICDGDWVVVRSQQTADNGDIVAAMLDEEATVKVFRQRDGHTWLLPRNSAFEPILGDAANVLGKVVAVLRSV from the coding sequence GTGGCGGACGAACTGCGGGTCCAGAAGCCGTTGACGGCGAAGCAGCAGGCGATCCTCGACGCGATCCGTGCGTCGATCGCCAGCCGGGGCTACCCGCCGAGCATGCGCGAGATCGGCGACGCCGCCGGCCTCTCGTCGCTGTCGAGCGTCTCCCACCAGCTCGGCCAGCTCGAGCTCGGCGGCTGGATCCGACGCGACCCGAACCGCCCTCGCGCCCTCGAGGTCCTGGTCGACGAGCCCACGCCCGACGTCGAGACCCCGGACGTCGACGCCACGACCCTCGTGCCGCTCGTCGGACGCATCGCCGCGGGTGTGCCGATCACGGCGGAGCAGCACGTCGACGAGATCGTGCCGCTCCCCCGTCAGCTCGTCGGCACGGGCGACCTCTTCATGCTCAAGGTCGTCGGGGAGTCGATGATCGACGCCGCGATCTGCGACGGCGACTGGGTGGTCGTGCGGTCGCAGCAGACCGCCGACAACGGGGACATCGTCGCTGCGATGCTCGACGAGGAGGCGACCGTCAAGGTCTTCCGCCAGCGGGACGGCCACACGTGGTTGCTGCCGCGGAACTCGGCGTTCGAGCCGATCCTCGGCGACGCCGCGAACGTGCTCGGCAAGGTGGTCGCGGTCCTCCGCTCCGTCTGA